One Ricinus communis isolate WT05 ecotype wild-type chromosome 2, ASM1957865v1, whole genome shotgun sequence DNA segment encodes these proteins:
- the LOC8288930 gene encoding 50S ribosomal protein L27 encodes MMNFRTVLCKRLNVKELVSNIPVYETITSTADGSAGGLSLMFRRWATKRTAGSTKNGRDSKPKNLGVKKFGGERVIPGNIIVRQRGTRFHPGNYVGMGKDHTLYALKEGNVKFETHKLSGRKWVHVEPKDGYELHPVYAQANSASTHLKIAS; translated from the exons ATGATGAACTTTAGAACAGTCTTGTGCAAACGTTTGAACGTAAAAGAGCTCGTCTCAAATATTCCAGTTTATGAAACCATTACTAGTACTGCAG ATGGCTCTGCTGGTGGATTAAGCTTGATGTTTAGGCGATGGGCTACTAAGAGAACGGCAGGATCCACCAAGAATGGACGAGACTCGAAACCTAAGAATCTTGGGGTCAAGAAATTTGGTGGTGAG AGGGTGATACCTGGAAATATTATAGTTAGGCAAAGGGGCACTCGTTTTCACCCTGGAAACTATGTTGGAATGGGAAAGGATCACACACTTTATGCCCTGAAAGAAGGGAATGTCAAGTTTGAGACTCATAAGCTCAGTGGACGTAAATGGGTTCATGTTGAGCCTAAGGATGGATATGAGCTTCACCCTGTCTATGCTCAAGCAAATTCTGCTTCAACCCACCTCAAGATTGCCTCttga